The Phaseolus vulgaris cultivar G19833 unplaced genomic scaffold, P. vulgaris v2.0 scaffold_27, whole genome shotgun sequence genome has a window encoding:
- the LOC137817278 gene encoding uncharacterized protein yields the protein MLGKGKLAELRAIAWSHKLAVGSQIVPNSVVEIVATQGNTPPRGATSSGVLPAPQRKKLILRKPKRKVHQVVQEEEEDDEGTEDGLVTKRTRATPSSPPAIQTPTPPSTPALLPPVQVTPLAVAPPVVESSDPNFIENPPSASTPFVSAGEGPPSTTSIAGAIPGGDEGAHNSPILITESPTSPPRQEAPLALQTQEGGGESQHQTPPAPPPTTTSSLPTSLKEILGPFTAKLKMMAEDLPLIVWKAVKDSLKKLQEENSALKGSNLITRAEAEKLSCNLLMTELEHSSLEDAMDAELRSTRKEASDLRQKLHLQVQEKIDLESKLVPYRLKVADLEAAKKADATKMENLEKRSADREVLLGKVEKERDDTIAELAKAQEKATKIAAKLAQARDEGKKATEDLARAREETEELKKQTQELEQSTAQVLTAGFDVALEQVACQYPELDLSMVSICNEVVDGKIVPSED from the coding sequence ATGTTGGGCAAAGGGAAACTGGCAgaactgagggcgatcgcctggtCCCACAAGCTAGCGGTGGGCTCCCAAatcgtgcccaactcggtggtggagatcgtcgCCACTCAAGGCAATACTCCTCCCCGAGGTGCAACCTCTTCCGGGGTATTACCCGCCCCTCAAAGGAAAAAGTTGATCTTGAGGAAACCAAAAAGGAAAGTTCATCAAGTGGtacaagaggaagaagaggatgatgaggggactgaggatggcctcgtcaccAAGAGAACAAGGGCAACtccctcttcaccacctgcgatccaaacaccaacaccgccctcaacTCCAGCTCTACTACCACCAGTCCAAGTGACGCCCTTAGCCGTCGCGCCACCAGTGGTTGAGAGCAGCGACCCAaacttcatagagaaccctccaagcgcctccacgccattcgtatctgccggagagggtcctccttcgaCCACTTCTATTGCTGGGGCCATACCAGGAGGAGATGAGGGCGCTCATAACTCGCCGATACTCATAACAGAATCACcgacctcaccaccacgccaagaagccccccttgcccttcaaactcaagagggtggtggtgaaagtcagcaccaaactcctccagcacctccaccaacaaCAACCTCAAGCCTCCCAACCTCCCTCAAAGAGATCTtggggcccttcacagctaaactgaagatgatggcggaggatctcCCCTTGATTGTATGGAAAGCCGTGAAGGACTCCCTCAAGaagctccaagaggagaactcGGCGCTCAAAGGGTCAAATCTGATTACGAGGGCTGAGGCTGAAAAGCTCTCGTGCAACCTGCTGATGACCGAGCTCGAGCACTCAAGTCTGGAGGATGCCATGGACGCAGAGCTAAGAAGCacgcgcaaggaggcctccgacctgcgccagaaactgcacctccaagtCCAAGAGAAAATTGACTTGGAAAGCAAACTTGTCccttacaggctcaaggtggcggACTTGGAGGCTGCAAAGAAGGCGGATGCGACCAAGATGGAAAACCTTGAGAAaaggtcagcagatcgggaggtgCTCCTTGGGAAGGTTGAAAAGGAGAGGGACGATACCATTGCTGAGCTCGCCAAAGCTCAAGAGAAGGCCACGAAGATTGCTGCGAAGTTGGCCCAGGCTcgggacgaaggcaaaaagGCTACTGAAGATCTTGCTCGAGCTCGCGAGGAAAccgaagagctgaagaaacaaacacaagagctcgagcaaagcaCTGCCCAAGTCCTTACCGCCGGGTTCGACGTCGCTCTGGAACAGGTTGCATGCCAataccccgagctcgacctctctATGGTGTCAAtctgcaacgaggtggtggatgggaagatcgtacCCTCTGAAGACTAG